A genome region from Mycobacterium florentinum includes the following:
- a CDS encoding nuclear transport factor 2 family protein — protein sequence MTLSANDRCALSDVVHRYAAGVDDRQFDAVTALFTADAELIVPEPPAVLTPVHSHRGRPAIATAVAAVAAVARTEHAIIGEVYDQGPRPGTARGRIACVAHHWTQRADGVIDAAWHVRYHDEYESTEAGWRIARRSLTVNAIETRPVRRLLSWDPE from the coding sequence ATGACCCTCTCAGCGAACGACCGGTGCGCGCTCAGCGATGTCGTGCACCGATACGCGGCCGGAGTCGACGACCGTCAATTCGACGCTGTGACAGCACTTTTCACGGCGGACGCCGAGCTGATCGTGCCTGAGCCGCCGGCCGTGCTCACCCCGGTTCATTCGCATCGCGGGCGACCGGCCATCGCGACGGCGGTCGCGGCGGTGGCCGCGGTCGCGCGTACCGAGCACGCGATCATCGGTGAGGTGTACGACCAGGGGCCGCGGCCGGGGACGGCACGCGGTCGGATCGCGTGCGTCGCACATCACTGGACGCAGCGCGCCGATGGGGTGATCGATGCGGCTTGGCATGTGCGCTATCACGACGAGTACGAGTCAACGGAGGCGGGGTGGCGGATCGCGCGCCGGTCGTTGACGGTCAATGCGATCGAGACACGGCCGGTCCGTCGGCTGTTGTCGTGGGACCCGGAGTAA
- the malQ gene encoding 4-alpha-glucanotransferase — translation MTELAPSLVELAGRFGIATWYQDWTGRQVQVSESTLVTVLAALGVEAGTEQDRNEALTSQLRKYWSRQLPATIVARTGTPTRFWVHVTHGDPAEVLLRLEDGTVHGGVQQVDNFTPPFNLDGRWVGEASFLLPPDLPLGYHRLHLRSRGIETSAALIVTPDWLGLPEQLGARRAWGLAAQLYSVRSEQSWGIGDLTDLTDLAVWSASRHGADYLLVNPLHAATPTIPMEPSPYLPTSRRFFNPLYLRVESIPEFADLTKRGRLRRLRDDVQQQAAKLDAIDRDSAWTAKREALKLLYRAPRSAGRELAYAAFREREGSALDDFAVWCALAEKYGGDWHCWPNFLQHPTAIGVARFAEKHADAVDFHRWLQWQIDEQLAAAQSQAVRAGMSLGIMHDLAVGVHPNGADAWALQDVLALGVTAGAPPDEFNQLGQDWSQPPWRPDRLDEQEYRPFRALIRAVLRHAGGVRIDHIIGLFRLWWIPEGASPTEGTYVRYDHEAMIGIVALEAHRAGALVVGEDLGTVEPWVRDYLLLRGLLGTSILWFELDRDGTGGPLPAERWREYCLSSVTTHDLPPTAGYLAGDHVRLRESLGLLTRPVAEELESDRAEREAWMAELRRVGLLGEHDDDPEQVVLALYRYLGRTPSRLLGVALTDAVGDRRTQNQPGTTDEYPNWRVPLTGPDGRPVTLEDVFTNRRAATLTDAVRATLAPPTI, via the coding sequence ATGACTGAGCTCGCGCCGTCATTGGTCGAACTTGCCGGCCGATTCGGCATTGCCACTTGGTACCAGGACTGGACGGGCCGCCAGGTTCAGGTATCGGAGAGCACGCTGGTGACCGTGCTCGCGGCGCTTGGTGTCGAGGCGGGCACGGAGCAGGACCGCAACGAGGCCCTGACCAGCCAGCTGCGCAAGTACTGGTCACGTCAGCTGCCGGCGACCATCGTGGCGCGCACCGGCACCCCGACCCGGTTCTGGGTGCACGTCACCCACGGCGATCCCGCCGAAGTGCTGTTGCGGCTCGAGGACGGCACCGTGCACGGCGGCGTGCAGCAGGTCGACAACTTCACGCCCCCGTTCAATCTGGACGGGCGCTGGGTCGGCGAGGCGAGCTTTCTGCTGCCGCCGGATCTGCCGCTCGGTTACCACCGCCTGCACCTGCGTTCGAGGGGCATCGAAACCAGCGCCGCGCTGATCGTGACGCCCGACTGGCTCGGACTGCCCGAGCAGCTCGGAGCCCGGCGGGCCTGGGGCCTGGCCGCCCAGCTCTACAGCGTGCGGTCCGAGCAGTCGTGGGGCATCGGCGACCTCACCGACCTCACGGACCTGGCCGTCTGGTCCGCATCCCGGCACGGCGCCGACTACCTGCTGGTCAATCCGCTGCACGCGGCCACCCCGACGATCCCGATGGAGCCGTCTCCATATCTTCCGACGTCGCGGCGCTTCTTCAATCCGCTTTATCTTCGCGTCGAGTCCATCCCCGAATTCGCCGACCTGACCAAGCGCGGCCGGCTGCGGCGGCTGCGCGACGACGTCCAGCAGCAGGCCGCCAAGCTCGATGCCATCGACCGGGACAGCGCCTGGACGGCCAAGCGGGAGGCACTGAAGCTGCTCTACCGGGCGCCCCGGTCGGCGGGCCGTGAGCTGGCCTACGCCGCCTTCCGCGAGCGTGAGGGCAGCGCGCTCGACGACTTCGCCGTCTGGTGCGCGCTGGCCGAGAAGTACGGCGGCGACTGGCATTGCTGGCCGAACTTCCTGCAGCACCCGACCGCCATCGGTGTCGCCCGGTTCGCCGAAAAGCATGCGGACGCGGTCGATTTCCACCGCTGGCTGCAATGGCAGATCGACGAGCAACTCGCCGCGGCCCAGTCGCAGGCGGTCCGGGCCGGCATGTCGCTGGGCATCATGCACGACCTGGCTGTCGGCGTGCACCCGAACGGCGCCGACGCCTGGGCGCTGCAGGATGTGCTGGCGCTGGGTGTGACCGCCGGCGCGCCGCCCGACGAGTTCAACCAGCTCGGCCAGGACTGGTCGCAGCCGCCGTGGCGGCCGGATCGCCTCGACGAGCAGGAGTATCGGCCGTTCCGCGCACTGATCCGGGCGGTGCTGCGCCATGCCGGCGGCGTTCGCATCGACCACATCATCGGGCTGTTCCGGCTCTGGTGGATCCCCGAGGGTGCATCGCCCACCGAAGGCACCTATGTGCGCTACGACCACGAGGCGATGATCGGCATCGTCGCACTGGAAGCGCACCGCGCCGGGGCGCTGGTGGTCGGCGAGGATCTCGGCACAGTCGAACCGTGGGTCCGCGACTACCTCTTATTGCGGGGTCTGCTGGGCACCTCGATCCTGTGGTTCGAGCTGGACCGTGACGGAACCGGCGGTCCGCTGCCCGCCGAACGCTGGCGTGAGTATTGCCTGTCGTCGGTCACCACCCACGATCTGCCGCCGACCGCCGGCTACCTGGCCGGCGACCATGTCCGGCTGCGCGAATCGCTCGGATTGCTGACCCGGCCGGTGGCCGAGGAGCTCGAATCCGACCGGGCGGAGCGCGAGGCGTGGATGGCCGAGCTGCGCCGGGTGGGGCTGCTCGGCGAGCACGACGACGACCCCGAACAGGTCGTCCTGGCCCTCTACCGCTACCTGGGGCGAACGCCGTCGCGGTTGTTGGGCGTCGCGCTGACGGATGCGGTCGGTGATCGCCGAACCCAGAATCAGCCCGGCACCACCGACGAATATCCCAATTGGCGGGTGCCGCTGACCGGCCCCGACGGCCGGCCGGTGACGCTGGAGGACGTATTCACCAATCGCCGGGCCGCCACACTGACCGACGCGGTGCGTGCCACCCTCGCACCGCCAACCATCTAA
- a CDS encoding cytochrome P450, producing MTVIAQADTFFGAESLQDPYPLYERMRAEGAVHRIAGSEFYAVCGWDAVNDVIARPEDFSSNLTATMTYTGGGAVRPFEMDALDGPTHVLATADDPAHAVHRKLVVRQLASRRIRAIEQFATDTAGRLWHQGLRDGRIEWMDAMANRLPMMVVAELIGVPTADAAQLMKWGYAATQTVEGLVGEEQLAAAGVAVMELGGYINEQFGLAAADPQDNLLGELAVACASGKLDSVAAQVMMVILFAAGGESTASLLGSAAWILANRLDIQQQVRENPSLLPAFIEETLRYEPPFRGHYRHVRNDTVLAGVELPAGSHLLLLWGAANRDPAHFERPGEFLLDRAEAKGHISFGKGAHFCVGAALARLEATIVLRLLLERTTTIEQADVGRWLPSLLVRRLERLELAVS from the coding sequence GTGACCGTCATAGCCCAGGCCGACACGTTCTTCGGCGCCGAATCTCTGCAGGATCCCTACCCGCTGTACGAGCGGATGCGCGCGGAGGGGGCGGTGCACCGCATCGCCGGCTCGGAGTTCTATGCCGTCTGCGGCTGGGACGCCGTCAACGACGTCATCGCCCGGCCCGAGGACTTCTCGTCGAACCTGACCGCCACCATGACCTACACCGGCGGGGGCGCCGTCAGGCCATTCGAGATGGATGCGCTCGACGGACCAACGCACGTGCTCGCGACCGCCGACGACCCCGCCCACGCCGTGCACCGCAAGCTGGTGGTGCGCCAGTTGGCGTCGAGGCGGATCCGCGCGATCGAACAATTCGCCACCGACACCGCGGGGCGGTTGTGGCACCAGGGGCTGCGCGACGGACGCATCGAATGGATGGACGCCATGGCCAACCGGCTGCCGATGATGGTGGTGGCCGAGCTGATCGGGGTGCCCACCGCCGACGCCGCGCAGTTGATGAAATGGGGCTACGCCGCCACCCAAACGGTCGAAGGGCTGGTCGGCGAGGAACAGCTGGCCGCCGCGGGTGTCGCGGTGATGGAACTCGGCGGTTACATCAACGAACAATTCGGGCTCGCCGCCGCCGATCCCCAGGACAATCTGCTGGGCGAGCTCGCGGTGGCCTGCGCGTCGGGCAAGCTGGACAGCGTCGCCGCCCAGGTGATGATGGTGATTCTGTTCGCCGCCGGGGGAGAGTCGACGGCATCGCTGCTGGGCAGCGCGGCCTGGATACTCGCGAACCGTCTTGACATCCAGCAGCAGGTGCGCGAAAACCCTTCGCTGCTACCGGCATTCATCGAGGAGACGCTGCGTTACGAGCCACCCTTCCGGGGCCACTACCGGCACGTGCGCAACGACACCGTGCTGGCCGGCGTCGAGCTGCCCGCCGGCTCGCACCTGTTGCTGTTGTGGGGCGCGGCCAACCGCGACCCGGCCCATTTCGAGAGACCCGGCGAGTTCCTGCTCGATCGCGCCGAAGCCAAGGGACACATCAGTTTTGGCAAGGGGGCACACTTCTGTGTCGGGGCGGCGCTGGCCCGCCTGGAAGCCACCATCGTATTGCGCCTGCTGCTGGAACGGACCACGACGATCGAGCAGGCCGACGTGGGGCGGTGGCTGCCCAGCCTGCTGGTGCGCCGTCTCGAACGACTCGAGCTGGCCGTCAGCTGA
- the eccB gene encoding type VII secretion protein EccB, with protein sequence MAEESRGQRGSGYGLGLSTRTQVTGYQFLARRTSMALTRWRVRMEVEPGRRQTLAIVASVSAAAVICLGALLYSFISPAGQVGDSPIIADRDSGALYVRVGDKLYPALNLASARLITGRPDNPHLVRSSQIANIPRGPMVGIPGAPSTFGAKTPSSSSWLICDSVAGSTGVGAPSGVTVTVIDGVPDLGNRRHVLNGSDAVVLSYSGDTWVIREGRRSRIDAANRSVLLPLGLTPEQISMAKPMSRALFDALPVGPELTVPEVQNAGSPATFPGAPGPVGTILVTPQISGPQQYSLVLPEGVQTLPPLVAQIMQNAGGANNSKPVTVEPAALAKMPVVNKLDLSSYPDNPLNVTDLRENPATCWWWEKTSGENRARIQVVSGPTIPVSQSESKRIVSLVKSDTTGRTADQVYFGPNFANFVAVTGNDPGAKTTESLWWVTDAGARFGVDDTREVREALGLQTTPGLAPWVALRLLPQGPTLSRADALVEHDTLPMDMSPAELVVPK encoded by the coding sequence GTGGCGGAAGAGAGTCGCGGGCAGCGCGGCTCGGGGTACGGCCTCGGGCTATCGACGCGCACGCAGGTGACCGGCTATCAGTTCCTTGCGCGACGGACGTCGATGGCACTGACTCGCTGGCGGGTCCGGATGGAGGTCGAGCCGGGACGGCGCCAGACCTTGGCCATCGTGGCGTCGGTCTCCGCCGCGGCGGTGATCTGCCTGGGCGCGCTGCTGTACTCGTTCATCAGCCCGGCCGGTCAGGTGGGGGATTCGCCGATCATCGCCGACCGCGACTCCGGTGCGCTGTATGTCCGCGTCGGGGACAAGCTGTACCCGGCACTGAACCTGGCCTCGGCGCGGCTGATCACGGGACGCCCCGACAACCCGCACCTGGTGCGGTCCAGCCAGATCGCCAACATCCCGCGCGGCCCGATGGTGGGCATCCCCGGCGCACCGTCGACCTTCGGCGCGAAGACTCCGTCCTCGTCGTCGTGGCTGATCTGCGACAGCGTGGCCGGTTCGACCGGCGTCGGCGCGCCGTCGGGTGTGACCGTGACGGTGATCGACGGCGTGCCCGACCTCGGCAACCGCCGGCACGTATTGAACGGCTCGGACGCCGTGGTGTTGAGCTACAGCGGGGACACCTGGGTGATCCGGGAAGGACGCCGGTCGCGCATCGACGCGGCGAACCGCTCCGTCCTGTTGCCGCTCGGTTTGACGCCGGAACAGATCAGCATGGCAAAGCCGATGAGCCGCGCCTTGTTCGACGCACTGCCGGTGGGCCCCGAACTGACGGTGCCCGAAGTGCAGAACGCGGGTAGCCCGGCGACCTTCCCCGGCGCTCCCGGCCCGGTGGGGACGATCCTCGTCACGCCGCAAATCAGTGGGCCCCAGCAGTATTCGCTGGTGCTGCCCGAGGGCGTGCAGACGCTGCCGCCATTGGTCGCGCAGATCATGCAGAACGCCGGCGGCGCGAACAACAGCAAGCCGGTGACCGTGGAACCCGCGGCGTTGGCCAAGATGCCGGTGGTCAACAAGCTGGACCTGTCGTCGTATCCGGACAACCCACTGAATGTCACCGACCTGCGGGAGAACCCGGCGACCTGCTGGTGGTGGGAGAAGACCAGCGGCGAGAACCGGGCCCGCATCCAGGTCGTGTCCGGACCGACCATCCCGGTGTCGCAGTCCGAGTCGAAAAGGATTGTGTCGCTGGTGAAGTCGGACACCACCGGCCGCACCGCCGACCAGGTTTACTTCGGTCCTAACTTCGCGAACTTCGTGGCTGTCACCGGTAACGACCCCGGTGCCAAGACCACCGAATCGCTATGGTGGGTGACGGATGCCGGCGCCCGATTCGGGGTGGACGACACCCGCGAGGTGCGCGAGGCGTTGGGTTTGCAAACCACTCCGGGCCTGGCGCCGTGGGTAGCGCTCCGGCTCCTTCCGCAGGGCCCGACGCTGTCGCGGGCTGATGCGCTGGTGGAGCACGACACCCTTCCGATGGATATGTCCCCTGCAGAGTTGGTGGTACCGAAGTGA
- a CDS encoding FAD-binding oxidoreductase — protein sequence MSALPAGRHFFRSDDGYEAARRGTVWNQRVPARYPELIVQAVDTDDIVSALRYAKANGLKVNIRSGGHSWAANHLRDGAVLIDVSRIDHANIDAAKGVAVVGPGKGGSILMAELEAQNLFFPAGHCKGVCLGGYLLQGGYGWNSRVWGLACENVIGLDVITAEGEQIHCDADNHADLYWAARGAGPGFFGVVTSFYLKLYPRPGACGTSVYVYPIELADEIYTWARNVSAEVDRRVEMQIVASRSVPSMNLETPAITFASPAFAHTEKEAEEALAIFGTVPVVDKALVKIPYMPTDMPTWYTAVMSNYLSDHRYAADNMWTSASAEDLLPGIHNIIDTIPDHPSHFLWLNWGPSPARPDMAYSIEDEVYLALYGAWQNESDDAKYGDWARSNMAAMSHLATGIQLADENLGQRPARFASDEAMVRLDKIRAAYDPDGLFNAWMGRL from the coding sequence ATGAGTGCGCTACCTGCTGGGCGGCACTTCTTTCGCAGCGACGACGGGTATGAAGCCGCCCGACGCGGCACGGTCTGGAACCAACGGGTGCCGGCCCGCTACCCGGAATTGATCGTTCAGGCCGTCGACACCGACGACATCGTCAGCGCGCTGCGCTACGCCAAGGCCAACGGCCTCAAGGTCAACATCCGTTCGGGCGGCCACAGCTGGGCGGCCAATCACCTGCGCGACGGAGCCGTGCTGATCGACGTCAGCCGCATCGACCACGCGAATATCGATGCCGCCAAGGGCGTCGCCGTGGTCGGTCCCGGTAAGGGCGGCAGCATCCTGATGGCCGAGCTGGAAGCGCAGAATCTCTTCTTTCCCGCCGGGCACTGTAAGGGTGTCTGTCTTGGCGGCTACCTGCTGCAGGGCGGGTACGGCTGGAACAGCCGGGTCTGGGGCCTGGCGTGCGAGAACGTCATCGGCCTGGACGTGATCACCGCCGAGGGTGAGCAGATCCACTGTGACGCAGACAATCACGCCGACCTGTACTGGGCCGCGCGCGGTGCCGGCCCGGGCTTCTTCGGCGTGGTGACCTCGTTCTACCTCAAGCTGTACCCGCGCCCCGGCGCCTGCGGCACCAGCGTCTACGTCTATCCGATCGAACTCGCCGACGAGATCTACACGTGGGCACGCAATGTCAGCGCCGAGGTGGACCGCCGCGTCGAAATGCAGATCGTGGCAAGCCGAAGCGTCCCGAGCATGAACCTCGAGACTCCGGCCATCACCTTCGCGTCGCCGGCGTTCGCCCATACCGAGAAGGAAGCCGAGGAGGCCCTGGCCATCTTCGGAACGGTGCCGGTCGTCGACAAGGCGCTGGTCAAAATTCCTTACATGCCAACCGATATGCCCACCTGGTACACCGCCGTGATGAGCAACTACCTGTCCGACCACCGCTACGCCGCCGACAACATGTGGACGTCGGCGTCGGCCGAGGACCTGCTGCCGGGCATTCACAACATCATCGACACGATTCCCGACCACCCGTCACACTTCCTGTGGCTGAACTGGGGGCCGTCGCCGGCGCGCCCGGATATGGCCTACAGCATCGAAGACGAGGTCTACCTGGCGCTCTACGGCGCGTGGCAGAACGAATCCGACGACGCGAAGTACGGCGACTGGGCGCGATCCAACATGGCCGCGATGTCGCACCTGGCCACCGGCATTCAGCTGGCCGACGAAAACCTCGGCCAGCGCCCGGCCCGATTCGCCAGCGACGAAGCCATGGTCCGCCTCGATAAGATTCGAGCGGCCTATGACCCGGATGGTCTGTTCAACGCATGGATGGGACGACTCTGA
- a CDS encoding type II toxin-antitoxin system Rv0910 family toxin — MAQVDVSTRSDLEPSAAWKLASDLARFAEWMTIFGGWRGELPSTIEQGTKVSSCIKVKGFRNVVHWTVTRYDEPNSIELQGRGRGGIRITVTMAVTDMHPGSTFDLTADLRGGVLSGPVGKVVARVLRSDVRRSVENLAAMQ, encoded by the coding sequence TTGGCACAAGTGGATGTTTCGACCAGGTCTGACCTGGAGCCGAGCGCAGCCTGGAAACTGGCGTCCGATCTTGCTCGATTCGCCGAGTGGATGACGATCTTCGGCGGTTGGCGCGGCGAGCTCCCCTCGACGATCGAGCAGGGCACCAAAGTATCGTCGTGCATCAAGGTGAAGGGGTTCCGCAACGTCGTCCACTGGACGGTGACCCGCTACGACGAGCCCAATTCGATTGAGCTGCAAGGTCGCGGCCGCGGTGGAATCCGGATCACCGTGACGATGGCGGTGACCGACATGCACCCCGGATCGACATTCGACCTCACCGCCGACCTGCGCGGGGGCGTGCTCAGCGGGCCGGTCGGCAAGGTCGTGGCCAGAGTGCTCCGGTCCGACGTGCGCAGGTCGGTGGAAAACCTCGCCGCGATGCAATAG
- a CDS encoding TetR/AcrR family transcriptional regulator, with product MTRDDWLVGGDRRKIATERIYAAATEMITREGTDGFDIDALAKRVHCSRATIYRYAGGKAEIRDAVITRTASRIIETVRQTVENMSGPERVVTAITVALKLIRADPLYHLMSSPVRAGDIAWLTASPLLAGFATELTGLTNGDAHGAQWVVRVVLSLMYWPVGDDEAERDLVQRFVAPAYAG from the coding sequence ATGACACGCGACGACTGGTTGGTCGGAGGCGATCGCCGCAAAATCGCCACCGAGCGCATTTATGCGGCCGCCACCGAGATGATCACCCGTGAGGGGACGGATGGCTTCGACATCGACGCATTGGCCAAGCGCGTCCATTGTTCGCGAGCCACCATCTACCGCTATGCCGGCGGCAAGGCCGAGATCCGCGACGCGGTCATCACCCGCACGGCCTCGCGCATCATCGAGACGGTGCGGCAGACCGTCGAGAACATGAGCGGTCCGGAGCGGGTTGTCACCGCGATCACCGTGGCGCTCAAGCTGATCCGGGCCGATCCCCTGTACCACCTGATGAGCAGTCCGGTCCGGGCCGGCGACATCGCCTGGCTGACGGCGTCACCGCTGCTGGCCGGGTTCGCCACGGAATTGACCGGGCTCACCAACGGCGATGCGCACGGCGCGCAATGGGTGGTCCGCGTAGTGCTGTCGCTGATGTACTGGCCCGTCGGCGACGACGAGGCCGAGCGTGACCTGGTGCAGCGTTTTGTCGCGCCCGCTTACGCCGGCTGA
- a CDS encoding DUF4407 domain-containing protein — protein MGAHELIEPRSAVSRVEGVLAWLGGGHWRELGERHERSTHAVAGAVVLLGAVLAWLVAALAVDASARWPLIAVVALTLIFGLLVGAVTRGIASGPHRGRPGIAGRIVVAVAVGVVVGELAALVVFSRSIDHRLEDRALSTADSAPAVAQASAALQQTRSARSALDAAVTQARNGQDDALVVARCEYHPSPACPQTRITGDPGAGPETRTANELLADAQRELDTALAARDRQAPELDATISREQRAVDDARQRVLAEAGPGGVGARWIAMNDLTFAGVGALMLRLLTIAFFVLVYLLPLILRTWRGETTQDRHATARAERERAELDADTAIAIKRAEVRREAEILWAEHQLTQARLAIEAQTEIDREQQRRRVTEAIEGPQPAASVRTFEPVQEDIYLPIAAEAEAASRAVPELPAAAAVSREETAPEVDNLPAQIEPADERAMPSIPSIPDATRAAARWIRPLVPPFVARAIDNTTAPLRTARQVFEEVEEITFALRRTRKVTFDSESSEPSEHRSSTTDAAPTGRVASSRTHHETHDHPQVGRHSSVRLCVKDADGLPLGPADSEHPRELTERDGPRELRPPQGPRQLPPGK, from the coding sequence ATGGGCGCCCACGAATTGATTGAGCCGCGCTCAGCCGTCTCCCGGGTCGAGGGGGTGCTCGCCTGGCTTGGCGGCGGACACTGGCGCGAATTGGGGGAACGTCACGAGCGGTCCACCCACGCCGTCGCGGGCGCGGTGGTGCTGCTCGGAGCCGTGTTGGCGTGGCTGGTCGCGGCCTTGGCCGTCGATGCATCGGCACGCTGGCCGCTGATCGCCGTAGTCGCGCTGACGCTGATCTTCGGTCTGCTGGTCGGGGCGGTGACGCGGGGCATCGCAAGCGGCCCTCACCGCGGTCGGCCCGGCATCGCGGGACGGATCGTCGTGGCGGTGGCGGTCGGCGTCGTCGTCGGCGAACTCGCCGCACTGGTCGTGTTCTCCCGCTCGATCGATCACCGCCTCGAGGATCGCGCACTCAGTACCGCGGACTCGGCGCCGGCGGTCGCGCAGGCGTCGGCGGCGCTGCAACAGACTCGGTCCGCGCGCAGCGCGCTGGACGCCGCGGTCACCCAGGCCCGCAATGGTCAGGACGACGCGTTGGTCGTGGCGCGTTGCGAATACCACCCCAGCCCGGCGTGCCCGCAGACCCGCATCACCGGCGATCCCGGCGCCGGACCCGAAACCCGAACGGCGAATGAGCTTCTGGCTGATGCGCAGCGCGAGCTCGACACCGCGCTGGCGGCCCGCGACCGCCAGGCGCCCGAATTGGACGCCACGATTTCGCGTGAGCAGCGGGCCGTGGACGATGCCCGCCAACGCGTGCTGGCCGAGGCCGGCCCGGGTGGCGTCGGGGCGCGCTGGATCGCGATGAACGACCTGACGTTCGCCGGCGTCGGGGCGCTGATGCTGCGGTTGCTGACCATCGCGTTTTTCGTGCTGGTGTACTTGCTTCCGCTGATCCTGCGGACCTGGCGCGGTGAGACCACCCAGGATCGCCACGCGACGGCGCGCGCGGAGCGTGAGCGTGCCGAGCTCGATGCGGACACCGCGATCGCGATCAAGCGGGCCGAGGTTCGCCGTGAGGCCGAAATTCTTTGGGCCGAACACCAACTCACTCAGGCCCGCCTGGCCATCGAGGCGCAGACCGAGATCGACCGCGAGCAGCAACGCCGTCGAGTCACCGAAGCCATCGAGGGACCGCAGCCCGCGGCGTCGGTGCGGACTTTCGAACCCGTGCAGGAAGACATCTACCTGCCGATCGCCGCCGAGGCCGAGGCCGCCAGCCGGGCCGTGCCCGAATTGCCCGCCGCTGCAGCGGTTTCCCGCGAGGAGACAGCGCCGGAGGTGGACAACCTGCCCGCGCAGATCGAGCCGGCCGACGAGCGCGCCATGCCGTCGATCCCCTCGATTCCCGACGCGACCCGGGCCGCGGCACGCTGGATTCGTCCGCTGGTGCCGCCCTTCGTTGCGCGGGCCATCGACAACACCACCGCGCCGCTGCGCACCGCGCGCCAGGTGTTCGAAGAGGTCGAGGAGATCACCTTCGCGCTCAGGCGTACTCGCAAGGTGACTTTCGACTCCGAGAGCTCTGAGCCGAGCGAGCATCGGTCGTCGACGACCGATGCGGCACCCACCGGTCGGGTCGCGTCGTCGCGCACCCACCACGAGACGCACGATCACCCACAGGTGGGTCGGCACTCCTCGGTGCGGCTCTGCGTCAAAGACGCCGACGGCCTACCGCTGGGACCGGCGGACAGCGAGCACCCGCGGGAGCTGACGGAGCGCGACGGCCCGCGCGAACTTCGCCCGCCCCAAGGGCCGCGCCAACTTCCGCCCGGGAAGTAG
- a CDS encoding DAPG hydrolase family protein produces the protein MAGDLYLGYRNDDVNTPFGKFFNPEMAPLPTHVVEALQHGPQGGMALVAFDDAATVAEAGYQQTENGYGVLDDGSYQVSVRTDMPGVTPAMWSWWFGWHGSDTRRYKLWHPRAHLSAAWKDSLQDDQHAGRQGARRYIGRWSLISEYIGSTMLNGAIQFVEPAQLDCPPDSDDAVAICARLGASDAPVDVGWFIHHVRSTPTGSEMRSRFWMGGPHIAVRNAPSVASMAVRPIASRILGDPEANARNLLVHCAQEMNHLAGFLPELYGAFGDE, from the coding sequence ATGGCCGGCGATCTGTACCTCGGGTATCGCAACGACGACGTGAACACGCCGTTCGGTAAATTCTTCAATCCCGAAATGGCCCCGCTGCCAACACATGTCGTCGAGGCGCTACAGCATGGTCCGCAAGGCGGGATGGCGCTGGTGGCGTTCGACGACGCCGCGACCGTGGCCGAGGCGGGCTACCAGCAGACCGAGAACGGCTACGGGGTTCTCGACGACGGCAGCTATCAGGTGTCGGTACGCACCGACATGCCCGGCGTCACGCCGGCGATGTGGTCCTGGTGGTTCGGGTGGCACGGCAGCGATACCCGCCGCTACAAGCTGTGGCACCCGCGGGCGCATCTGTCCGCGGCCTGGAAGGACAGCTTGCAAGATGATCAACACGCCGGCCGCCAAGGCGCGCGGCGCTACATCGGCCGCTGGTCGTTGATCAGCGAGTACATCGGTTCGACCATGCTCAACGGCGCAATCCAATTCGTCGAACCCGCGCAGCTGGACTGCCCCCCCGACAGCGACGATGCGGTGGCGATCTGCGCGCGGCTGGGCGCCAGTGACGCCCCGGTCGATGTCGGCTGGTTCATCCACCATGTCCGCTCGACACCGACCGGGTCCGAAATGCGGTCCCGGTTTTGGATGGGCGGCCCGCATATCGCGGTGCGCAACGCTCCAAGTGTGGCCTCAATGGCGGTGCGCCCCATCGCGTCTCGCATACTCGGCGACCCGGAGGCCAACGCCCGGAATCTGCTCGTGCACTGCGCGCAGGAGATGAACCATCTGGCCGGCTTCTTACCCGAGCTCTACGGCGCCTTCGGCGACGAGTAA